DNA sequence from the Pomacea canaliculata isolate SZHN2017 linkage group LG7, ASM307304v1, whole genome shotgun sequence genome:
CTTTAGAACAGTAGTGGTGGCACGAAGTACTTTGTGTACCCATGGACATTTCTAGATagactgttgtctgtctgccgagaccaacccttagcctcttgcaatgttctctgctgttagtctcagcaaggctaaacaatgaatgtgactaaaccagaagatTTGTATACACCTGCCTTGTTCTAGTAGTTCTGTTGAAacgtggctaaaccggaagctttgtatatacaccagcctcattttagtagttaactagaaaaaatcatctgcaagcagtctagtaatacaagtttgtggtgtTCCAATATTTACAACTATTTACCTACATTAAAGACAACCATCTTTGATACACCACTTTAAAGAGCCTTTTTCACATTTACGTAATAGGATTTGCTAGAAATACAGTCTTTGGTTTacttgtactaaattcaaacaaaagatagtaactgtatggAACAGAGACAGCTCCTGTTGTAAAAGTAAATTACAaggcaaaaattaaaaaaacaactatttacacaatacatacaatacatgaaatattttattagaatatacattagactGAATTTACTTACTATTGTCATTTTCAGCTATTAAAGTACATATTCTTGTCAAATTAAGTAACCAGAAACTGTCTCAGTTATAGCTCTTGACCAACTGACTTATTCCCcactttcaaatataacaaaatacctgattgatCAATTATTTTAGCTCCTTAAGAGAAGTAATTCATAGTAAAACACTGATAGCTTAAATGACCTAATGCACATTGTCTGCCTCCTGTCCCCTTTACCTTGACGCTATGAACCTTCTGTTCCACAGTCCAGCACATTAACCACCAGGTTATGATTAAAGTATCTGTATGTTAAAatagatattatatatatattatgaatatataatatacaaaaatgtatcTTTGTTAGAGTGTAGCTGGTGAGTTTCCTGACATCCCTTTACCTTTAGTTACTTTCCAGACAGACcccatacacaaaataaacacacttaTAGACAGTACCTGCCCAGTGGAAAGTGCATTGTCAGCTGGATATGGCTGGCCAGGCCACCGTTGTCTTGGTTCTCCAATAGGGCCACTGTGTCTGCTACTGGCAACATTCTCATGACCCAACTGTTCACGTTCTCCTTGTGCAGTAGGGGAAATAAGTCTCAGGTTGACATCTACACTAATTCGCTGTCCATCTTCAGTTATCACTTCCTGATGAACAGGTTTTAGCTCAAGGGGCCGTCGCAAAGGCAGATGCACAGGATCAATCTAGGGACAAAATGAACAGCTTTGCTACAGTGAACACCAGACATTCACAACACACCTGATACAGAGAACAATTGACTTGAAAATGCGTCCTTTATAATGGATTATTTTAGTCACAAAGTTGCTCTGCATCAAAACCTACACAAAAATTAACAGATGAAAATCTGAAATATACAAACTAAAGTCCACATGGCCAAATTAATGACAGTGGTAGTTGTCTGGGGAATGTAGGTAAGTTTTCCAGGAGAAATATCAATGCCTTCAACACTGATGCTAAAACTCATCTTTTTGATGATGTCATAAtatcaatttatttatatattatccTCTACAGCAATGGTTATTagacatatataatatatcatACAAGCCATGATACAAGGGGTTGAACACAATAATGTGAACATGTGCAATTTTTATAACCCAtaaatcaacaagaaaacagttcCATAAGACATCTTCCCAACCCACTCTCCAATCACATActtaaaagatgaaataagGTCAAGGTCATGGCAGCAATGAGCTGTTCATGGATCATTATGCATAGAGCAAAGCATATGGAAAGTCCAATCCTCTCTTTgcacaacctttgaccttcccTGAAAAGTCAGGTGCACATACCAGCCAGAACATAGCTTACCTGAGACCTGGAAGATATAGCTGAGGAGTTGCTGAGGTTCATTTGCTGGCTCTTTATACTCATCAGGGAGGTGTTTGAGAGTTGCTTCTTCCTTCCTGGCAACTGCTGCAGCACAAATAACTGCCTTTAGCACTGAGATTGAGGATATGGTCTGTCATCAGTTAGTCTAAAAAAGTTCTTGCAATGAAAAATGCTTTAAGATATAACAGAAGGATCTGAAGCAAGGTAATAGTTGGTTATATAGACAAATACGACTTTCTTGGAAATGATTATATCATCTCATTCATGCCAACAAACACACTCACCCGTGTTTGAGCCAGCGTGGCTGAGCGTTGTGCCCACAAGTGCTCAGCATCTGAAGCCATTTTTTGACCTGGATGCTCTGCTATGGCAGGATATCGATTAAGGGAGTTGTCTCGGCTGCTTAGCTGTGAATCTGAGCTCTTTTTTTTGCTCTTAGTGATGAAAATATCAGCCAGTTTctccttttcatctttcttaACGTCATGAATCTTTTTGTAAGTTCGTCTTGGGGCCCGACCATAgtcaattttattgttattaatgtaGTCGTACGAGGGCTTTGGTGGTTTGCTCATGTCCAGAGGGATGCTCCCTTCATGCTCTGCATTCAATTGAGGTACTTCATCTTCAGCCTCGTAAGAATTTTGGTCAACAAATTTTGCAGAGTTTCCATAAACACCACCACCTTCAAGGTTAGATTGATTTTGATGTCCATTTCCTCGTCCAGACCCATAGCTCTGAGTTTCTGTCATGTAATATCCATCATGCACCTCTGCTTGGGGTGCCACATAACCCAGGTGAGGAGGACCACCCCTGTCCATATAATGACCTGTCCCGACAACCCGAGGATGCTGACCCTGAAAAGCAGGATCCATGTCAGACAGGTACTGCTCCTGCTCCTGCAAATAATAAGCATTTTGCTGCTGAGAATGCTGCTGATGGTGCCGGTCCTGCAGCTGTTGCGGAGCATAATAAGATTCCTGCTGGGACTGTGGGTGAGGCAGCTGCCTGAATTGACTagattgctgctgttgttttaagGGTGCATACCCATGACTAAAGTGTGCATGCTGGTGAGCAAGTTCTTCCTCTGGGTAATACTGTGGACGTCTTTGGGGCATTACTGGATCTCTGTTGCTGGCTTGAGGCTGTTCGTAGGCATTAGAAAATCTTGCACCAACATAGCCCTCCCTGGTGTCAAAGTTCAAAGCCAAGCTATTGTGAGAAAATGCCTGAGGAGAGGGGTTGGGTT
Encoded proteins:
- the LOC112567791 gene encoding uncharacterized protein LOC112567791 isoform X2, which codes for MMQGKSERQDIPPQKQYVMKSKTESASGQRLSAARPVQGLVLPSGPSFDPEDEEDLKKEISYQEQLKSRISEAQRVAEETTVPRLSLWDGDSEDFMQDSLDVPEDIEIDSERHKYHRDSVDIYHHQQRQPPQNIHNMEWGNPPAPPPAVVPHSDFSAQPSQPNPSPQAFSHNSLALNFDTREGYVGARFSNAYEQPQASNRDPVMPQRRPQYYPEEELAHQHAHFSHGYAPLKQQQQSSQFRQLPHPQSQQESYYAPQQLQDRHHQQHSQQQNAYYLQEQEQYLSDMDPAFQGQHPRVVGTGHYMDRGGPPHLGYVAPQAEVHDGYYMTETQSYGSGRGNGHQNQSNLEGGGVYGNSAKFVDQNSYEAEDEVPQLNAEHEGSIPLDMSKPPKPSYDYINNNKIDYGRAPRRTYKKIHDVKKDEKEKLADIFITKSKKKSSDSQLSSRDNSLNRYPAIAEHPGQKMASDAEHLWAQRSATLAQTRLPGRKKQLSNTSLMSIKSQQMNLSNSSAISSRSQIDPVHLPLRRPLELKPVHQEVITEDGQRISVDVNLRLISPTAQGEREQLGHENVASSRHSGPIGEPRQRWPGQPYPADNALSTGQQPYAFQNENEYQHGRYSADDAFASKKHGGLASGYLSDSHHDYNGGHTVNPFPKIPPIPIGSDDGAPRSAPVLSEGSYMQTYLREKEKMEKGEKPWYRVYSLQDYKRMQKEVCLGTLGPDLDSETFKEKREKMLRQNEYARSVKEKNSKERIHRKPPAVPKPKEQDDIISRRTLAIEYAKNVPKPTVKPKPTPYNSYNLASQLSPIAKNSGRGQQQNSFPEPSVEMLDLERLHQRHEEDKRSAEQIRQKAQGIW
- the LOC112567791 gene encoding uncharacterized protein LOC112567791 isoform X1 codes for the protein MMQGKSERQDIPPQKQYVMKSKTESASGQRLSAARPVQGLVLPSGPSFDPEDEEDLKKEISYQEQLKSRISEAQRVAEETTVPRLSLWDGDSEDFMQDSLDVPEDIEIDSERHKYHRDSVDIYHHQQRQPPQNIHNMEWGNPPAPPPAVVPHSDFSAQPSQPNPSPQAFSHNSLALNFDTREGYVGARFSNAYEQPQASNRDPVMPQRRPQYYPEEELAHQHAHFSHGYAPLKQQQQSSQFRQLPHPQSQQESYYAPQQLQDRHHQQHSQQQNAYYLQEQEQYLSDMDPAFQGQHPRVVGTGHYMDRGGPPHLGYVAPQAEVHDGYYMTETQSYGSGRGNGHQNQSNLEGGGVYGNSAKFVDQNSYEAEDEVPQLNAEHEGSIPLDMSKPPKPSYDYINNNKIDYGRAPRRTYKKIHDVKKDEKEKLADIFITKSKKKSSDSQLSSRDNSLNRYPAIAEHPGQKMASDAEHLWAQRSATLAQTRQLPGRKKQLSNTSLMSIKSQQMNLSNSSAISSRSQIDPVHLPLRRPLELKPVHQEVITEDGQRISVDVNLRLISPTAQGEREQLGHENVASSRHSGPIGEPRQRWPGQPYPADNALSTGQQPYAFQNENEYQHGRYSADDAFASKKHGGLASGYLSDSHHDYNGGHTVNPFPKIPPIPIGSDDGAPRSAPVLSEGSYMQTYLREKEKMEKGEKPWYRVYSLQDYKRMQKEVCLGTLGPDLDSETFKEKREKMLRQNEYARSVKEKNSKERIHRKPPAVPKPKEQDDIISRRTLAIEYAKNVPKPTVKPKPTPYNSYNLASQLSPIAKNSGRGQQQNSFPEPSVEMLDLERLHQRHEEDKRSAEQIRQKAQGIW